In Sesamum indicum cultivar Zhongzhi No. 13 linkage group LG8, S_indicum_v1.0, whole genome shotgun sequence, the sequence ACgtgttatttttaatgtaattaacgAATACTTTTTCTCCGCGTGATGCTGGTTATCTTGATCTAAGTTAATATTTTCCGAAAATTATTTAGGTCGTGATTGGAAGTGAAGGTTCTCTGTTTTTTTATAGACTAAATATAATAGTGCTTCTTCAGTTGAATCCGTATCTCTGACTCCGCACCAACTGATTTGCAGTAACTCGACTTGTGTTTGAATATGCCCCAATAGCATTATAAATTGACTGGAATGATGATTTTCCATATTTATCTGCAATTCCACGAGTGTGGTGCAGTTCCAAATTTCCTGGTTgtaatattactatttttcttgAGTAACCAGGAAATGAGCTTCTTTGAAGAGGTTTACCTCAGAATTATTTGAAAGAACATTTTATGTTGTAAAAAGACATTTGTTCCTGGGTCATTTTGAAAGCCTTGTGGTTTCTTCTACAGTCCAGGGTATCCCTTATCCTTTTCACAATGGGACCTTACAGGCTTTCCTATGCAACTGTTGAATCCAGCTTTGTCTAAATTTTCTCCGACACCCGAACCcattagaataaattatgttcTGTGTCTCAATATTCACCAGACCTTGAAAGAGAAAAGTTTCCtagaaataaaactaaacaaTCAATGGAATAGATTCAGTACTGATGTAACAAATTGAGAGTCatagtatttttatgtttgagCTGAATTAATGAAGCACCTCCATCACGTaacttatttttcaagttttcttGTCATTTAGGGCTGATGATGAGCCAGTAGATCCAAAGAAGGAACTTGAAGACCGTTGCAAAGCTCCTTGTACACGGCCACTTAAAGAATATCAGGTGTTTTTCCTAtgaaataattagtatatacaTTTCTAAGTTATCTGATGTTTctctatttcaaaatattttcagttgCTTCTACGCGCCTCATTTCTTGCCCCCCTACTAATACATAATATTGTCAGAGCAGTTATCTAGTGCATCTGCATCTTTTGTTCTTTAGCTCCCTCTTAACATACCTATTTGGTTGGAGTTCTACGTGACTTTTTCATATAGAGTAGCTTACTCGCCTGAATGCTGCAGTGTACTTAAAAACCAGTTTTCTATTACGTAGTCAAAGTTGTGTAGGATATTTATTGTTACATCATAGTGTTTTTTCTGTTTGCATCTTCCAATCAAATATTGAGTTTCTTAGGCATTTTAGCATCTGCAGTTTAATTCAGGTATCTGTACAGCATCCTGTCTTCTGGAagataatgttttattttggtgCTGTTTGACGAGTTTAGGTTAGACTAGAACTTCTTGGAGCTACGAATTTGATacatgatatatttataacttttagaGGATTTCTGAATGCTGTGTATTCCCCTATGTGGGTCTGCATGTTTGTTTTGTGCGGCTCACTCAGTATACCCATGTCGACACTCTTACATTTCTAATCATACACGATACTTGGTATTGCTAGTCAGTCTGCAAAGTAACCTCTATGAAATGCCTCTTTGTCTTCTGCTGCTGtctttccattttatttattatttacttatggTGATAGGCATGTGCTAAGAGAATTCAAGGTGATGAATCTGGGCACAAGCATTGTACCGGACAATACTTCGATTACTGGCGCTGTGTTGACAAATGCGTAAGCCCGCATTTTCCAATTTAAATCTTTCGCAGACTGTGTCCCCTCTCTCTGTATTACTGATTTACTGCTTAAATTGTGCTTGCACAGGTCGCCACTAAGCTATTTTCTTATCTTAAGTAACAGAGAGAGAGGACCACATTGGTATACTCTAGCGCCGGATAACGctgtttgatttttcaaagCCAATCATTTTCTTTCCCTTGTGTACTTGAGACAGAATGATGCCTGTCCGGAACTCCTTGGTtacatgaaattttgagataTGGTTGCTTGACGGATCAATAAATGAATTGTGGATTTGGATTCTATATGCTTTAGCATGTTGAGTTGATTGCTTTCATGATGTAAGCTTAATAGTTTGTGTTTGCATCGTTACTCACAGTTTGGTAGCAGTTGTTAGTCCAAGGTTTCACTCACAAATTCGCAACTTTCGCCAAAATCTAGAGATTCACAATTTGGCAGCTGATAGTGGTGGGCTTTAAAGTTGTacttaaaacaataatataattgaaagtATTTTGCGCTCTAGTTAAAATGTTTAAGCCACGTATATGTGTTCAATTCATTTCTGAAAGGTTTTCTCTTCTGAATTTggttaagaaagaaaagggaaaaataaatgaatcggGTACAAAAGCGATGAGGTAATCTAGTTTCACTATTAGCATGGCCCAggtgttgatttatataagTGTTAAAAGTAATGTATATAtgagatatgtatatattagatGCAACACAAAATGTAAAACAGGATAAAGGTgcatttgtttctttctttctgaacaaaaaagagatgtggaaagaaagaaaaatatttggctTTTGATGTGGGAACACCACTTTTAACTTTGCCGAAAAATTGGCATTctcttttattctttctttcgGTTACTTAGTAATACAAAACTATGTTCGTTGGAGcccttattatatatacaaatcaaaatgCAGTTTATGAGCAAACAGATGGATGTTTTTCACTCCCAAATTAAtacatcttattttaaattttcaaaacattttcTATCTCATTTTAACATATGTATACAAAATAacgtcatttattttatttaatgaaaaatgtacatatattaattaaaataaaagatgcaattacacattattaaataaaataaaaaatgcattataAAAAGGAATATCAATGTTAGTAATGTTGATTGACATACAGTAACAGTTGATTAGTGTGGTAATGTGGATCAATATTCTCAACCGCATACATTAATGAGCACAAAAGTATCCCTTTTTCTTGACTCATTTAATTCCCTTtccattaacaaaaaatgtcTATCATCCTGCACTTTGCTACGTACCAAAACAAATCTAGCATTTGCACTAACCAAACCGTGTGTGAATGCATCAGATTCCTCTAACCAATTCTccataaagaaaaagtattaGTCCGGCCCGCTTAACTTTTAGTAAGAACGAACCACCTTTTATcaagaatataaaattttctgagttttatcaattttaaaactattgtTATATTAATGGATAGTATGAACTGTTTGTCGATaaagatatattgaaattgaaaaaataattaaataaatatttttacgaGAGCATCCAGTTTTATAAATGGGCGTGTGGAATATTAACCTTTGTGCGTGTGCCTTCCATACTTCCCacagaatataaaaaattgagctaattaaatatcaatctCATTTTCTGCAGCTTTTCTTCATCATGGAAACAACCAAAGCAAACAACCCACAAAAGCCTCACATCGACGACATGAAGCAAATCTTGCCGAGAAACGACGACGTCGAATGCCAAAGCCACCAAGTCGTCCAAGTGGTTCATGATTACTCAAAGCGGGCGCAGTGGCTGAGGGCCGCCGTCTTAGGCGCGAATGACGGCCTCCTCTCCACCGCGTCGCTCATGATGGGAGTCGGGGCGGTCCGGCAGGACGC encodes:
- the LOC105169182 gene encoding cytochrome b-c1 complex subunit 6, with translation MADDEPVDPKKELEDRCKAPCTRPLKEYQACAKRIQGDESGHKHCTGQYFDYWRCVDKCVATKLFSYLK